The sequence TGCCCATATAGGAAGCTTTGTCCCGGCAAAGAGCGCCTCTGTCCCTTTGACCGACAGGATCTTTACCAGAGTAGGGGCCCTGGACGATCTCTACATGGGACAATCCACATTCATGGTGGAGATGCTGGAGACCGCCAACATCTTAAACAACGCCACAAAAGACAGTCTTGTTATCCTGGACGAAATAGGCAGAGGAACAGCTACATTCGACGGGATGTCGATAGCATGCGCCGTAGCAGAGTATATTCACAAAAAAATAGGGGCAAAGACCCTTTTTGCCACGCACTATCACGAGCTTACCTCTCTTGCGGATAAGCACAAAGGGATCAAGAACATGAACATCTCCGTAAAAGAGGACGGGGACGGCATCATTTTTCTGCACAGGATAGTTGAGGGGCCCGCGGACAAAAGCTACGGCATCCAGGTGGCAAAATTGGCTGGGCTTCCTGCCCAAGTCATCTCGCGGGCAAAAGAAGTGTACAAGACGCTCGAAATGGTGGAGAACGATTTTGGAAAATTGTGACCATGCATATTACAAAAATATGATGGCCACACAGTACCCGAACCTGAAGGTTCGGCTCCGGTTTTTCTTCCCATGGAGCCGACCTGCCCGCCATCCCGCCGAGCCGGTAAGGCTTGGCAGGCGGGCGCTTTAGCGTCGGGACATAATCCTTCATTATTTTTGATTTGCAATTACCCAAATGATATAATCCCTTTATAATTATGAGGAACAAGCTTTCCGTTGCCTTTGTCTGGCACATGCACCAGCCGTTCTATAAGGACCTTGTAACGGGTGAGTACATGTTGCCGTGGGTAAGGCTCCACGCGATAAAAGACTACTTTGACATGGCCGCCTATCTTGACGATTTTCCGCAGATAAGGTCCACTTACAATGTCGTCCCTTCGCTCCTGGCGCAGATAGAGGACTATACGGCGGGAAATGCCAGGGACAAATACCTTGAACTGTCTATCAGGCAGCCTCAGGACCTTAGCCCGGACGAAAAGGTCTTTATCCTTAAGAATTTTTTCATGGCCAACTGGGACACCATGGTAAAGCCCTATCCCAGATATGCCGATCTGCTGCTTAAAAGGGGGAGGTTCGTAACGATAGAAGAAATTGCGGAAGTGTCTAAAAGGTTCTCCAACAGGGAATTTTTTGACCTTCAGATCTGGTTCAACCTTGCCTGGTTCGGGCAGGTCCATAAGGAAAAGGACGAGACAATAAAAGGCTTGATAGCAAAAGGCAAGAATTTTTCGGAAGCGGACAAAAAAGCTCTTTTCGACAAACAGATGGACATCATGAGGCTGGTGATCCCCAAATACAGGGAACTGCAGGAAAAAGGCCAGATAGAGGTTAGCGTCACCCCGTACTATCACCCCATATTGCCGCTCCTCTGCGACAGCGAAGCGGCAAGGGGCGCTCTGCCGGGTATAATCCTTCCCAAAAAGAGTTTTAAACATCCGGAGGACGCAAAACACCAGATAGAGTCAGCCGTTGAGTTCTATGAAAAGCGCTTTGGCAGAAAACCTTCCGGGATGTGGCCCTCGGAGGGTTCCGTGTCCGAAGATATGGTCCCGCTGGTTGCCGGAGCGGGCATCAAGTGGATGGCCACTGACGAACAGATCCTGGCTGCCTCCCTGGGACGCAGGCCAAGCGCCTCCGAACTCTTTACCCCTTACACTCTAAAACGGGACGGGGGTCAGGTCTCCATCCTCTTCCGCGATCTCAGGCTCTCCGACGACCTCGGGTTCATCTATTCCAAGTGGAGCCCCAGGGACGCGGCCGCGGATGTTGTGTCAAAATTGCGCAAGATAGCGGAACTGCTTGCCTGCGAAGAAAAAAGACATCTGGTAAGCATAATCCTTGACGGCGAGAACGCGTGGGAATATTACCAGAACAACGGGAAGGATTTCTTTTACGAACTGTACGGCATGCTGTCAAACGACCCTCTGCTTGAGACGGTAAGAGTAAACGATTTTCTGGAGCAGAACGGGCCGTTCAATGACCTGAACAGGCTTTTTCCCGGCTCCTGGATAAACCACAATTTTGCCGTCTGGATAGGGCACGAGGAGGACAACAGGGCCTGGGACTTTTTGAGCAGCGCAAGAGCGGCGCTTATGGAAGCAAAGGACCCTCCCAAAGAAGCTTTTGAGGAACTCTACATAGCGGAGGGTTCTGACTGGAACTGGTGGTACGGGGATGACCATAGCTCGGACAACGACGAGGATTTTGACCATCTCTTCAGAAAACATCTGATCAACATCTATAAACTTATCGGCAGAGAACACCCGAGAGAGCTTGAAACGCCCATAAAAGCCTTTAAATCCATAAAACCGGCAAGAGAGCCTGTCTATCTGATCGATCCAAAAATTGACGGGGAAGTCACCAATTATTATGAATGGCTTTCTGCCGGGCTTTACAGCGTTGACGCAGCAAGGGGCGCCATGCACCAGTCAGAGACGATAGTCAGGAACATCTATTACGGGTTCAGCATGGAAAAACTTTTTATCAGGATAGACACATCCATAGCTCTTAACTGCTCTTCGGCCATGAAGGGTCTGTCCTTTGAAATAGACATAACCAAACCCAGGCACTGCAGGATAGTACTTTCCTGCGGAGGGGAAGGAAAGATCTGTGCCTCTTTGCTAAGGCTCTCGGAGGCCGGGATATTTGAAGAAAGCGGTCCCGTTATTGAGGTCGAGGCAAAAAAGATCGTAGAGATCGCTGCATGTTTTAAGGATCTTGGGATAGGGCCTAAAGACGAGGTCAATCTCGCCTTAACGGTAAAAAAGGAAGCCAGAGAACTGGAGCGATGGCCCAAGGGAGGCATAATAGTGTTCAACTGCCCGGATGAGGAATTTGAAGCGGAGTCGTGGTTCGTATAGCAATAGGATATGAACAAGATCAATTTTTTGTTCGCCGTACACTGCCATCAGCCCGTGGGCAATTTTGACCACGTGATCGAGGACGCATATCAAAGATCCTATCTCCCATTTATAGAGGTCCTGGAAAAATTCCCCTCCATAAGGATGACGGTCCATTATACGGGAGTGCTGCTGCAGTGGCTATCCGACAAACACCCGGAGTTCATAAAAAAAATCAGAAATATGGCAGCAAAAGGCCAGATCGAGATAATGACCGGAGGTTTTTACGAGCCGATAATCTCTATCATCCCCGACAGCGACAAGTACGGACAGATCAGGAAACAGACCCAGTTCATAAGGGATCATCTGGACTTTGAGCCAAGGGGCATGTGGCTGGCGGAAAGGGTGTGGGAACCTCATCTTCCAAAGGCCCTTTCTTGCTCTGGAGTAGAATATACCCTGCTTGACGATTATCACTTTGTAAGCTCTGGGCTGGAAGAAAAGGACCTTAACGGATACTATTCTACAGAAGAGCAGGGTTCTGCCATAAATGTGTTCCCCATAAGCAAGACCCTGCGCTATCTGATGCCGTTCCGCCTTCCCCAGGAAACTATAGACCACCTTGCATCACTGGCCTCGCCCTGCGGGACCAGAGCGGCAATAATAGGGGACGACGGGGAAAAATTCGGGGTGTGGCCCGGCACCCACAAATGGGTCTACGAGGAAAAATGGCTGGAGAAATTCTTTGCTCTGTTGGTTGACAACAGCTCTTGGATAGAGACCTTGACCTTTTCGCAGTACACGGACCGCTGCCCCGCAAAGGGAAGCATTTATCTGCCGGCGGCCTCTTACTACGAGATGATGGAGTGGGCGCTCCTGGCGGGGGCAGGCAAAAAATTTGCCCATATCCTGGGAGAGCTTAAAGGCGCTGGAAAGTTCGAGTACTACAAACAGTTCTTCAAGGGGGGCTTTTTCAGGAATTTCTTTGTCAAGTACAGCGAAAGCAACTGCATGCACAAAAAAATGCTCCTAGTGTCCAAAAAAGCCGAGAGGTCCCTCTCAGGTTTTAGCCCGGAAAAAGAAGAGATGCTTGACGAACTGTGGAAGGGGCAGTGCAACTGCCCCTACTGGCATGGCGTTTTTGGCGGGCTGTACCTCAATTATCTAAGACACGCTATCTACGAACACCTGATCAGGGCGGAGAACATGGCCGATACTTTTGCCCATCCATCCAGGAACTGGCTGCAAGCGGAAGTGCAGGAGCACCTCAAAGAGGGGGGCAAAGAGATACTTGTCAGCAGCAGGCTGCTAAACCTGTACCTTTCCCGGACCGGCGGCTGCGCCTTTGAGCTGGACTACAGGCCAAAGGCCTTTAACCTGATGAACACTCTTACAAGAAGAGAGGAAGTCTATCACAGGGACATCCTGAGAAGCCATCTGCACCAGCTGACCCTGACCGGGACCTCGGAAGGAGCTTCCAGCATACACGATGCTGTCAGGGTAAAGGAGGTAGGGCTGGAAAAACATCTCAATTATGACTGGTACCGCAGGACTTCATTTATCGACCATTTCCTTGATCCCGATACTACCATAGACCGGTTCGCGGCTTCAAAATACGGAGAGGCAGGGGACTTTGTCCTTGCACCCTACAGTCACAAAATACTCTACGGCAGAAATGACCTCAAGGTCGTCTTCACAAGAGAAGGAAAAGTCCGTTTCAAAGGAGCGTTTCGTCCCGTATTGGTAGAAAAGACCTTTACCCTCTATTCCGACAGGAGCGAGGTGGATGTATCCTGGAAAATCAAGAACCTCTCTAAAGAGCCGGTATCTCTGTGGATGGGGACAGAGGTAAACCTGTCGCTTCTGGCAGGCAATGCTCCCGACCGCTATTATGTGATAGACGGCAAGAAACCTCAGGATTGCGAGCTTGCCAGCAGGGGCATTTCGCAGCAGATATATGAGGCTGCTTTGATTGACAAATGGAGTTCATTAAGTATAATGATAGACGGAAGCGCAAGGTTCGACCTGTGGCGTTTTCCGATCGAAACTGTTTCACAGTCAGAGGGGGGCTTTGAGCGGACCTATCAGGGTTCGTGTCTGTTGATAATCAACAAATTCGAGCTTGGCGCGGAAGAGCCGGTAGAATTCTCGATAAAATTGACGGTCAAGGAAGGAGCGGCAGATGCCTGAACTTAGAAAAGACCCGATCTCGGACCGCTGGGTCATCATCTCTACGGAAAGAGGCAGAAGGCCCTCTGATTTTAAGGCGGGAGACAAGGGGAGTTCGGTTGCAGCCGAACCCAAAATGTGCCCGTTCTGCGAAGGCAACGAAAGCAAGACCCCGTCAGAAATAATAGCTGCCAGAAAGCCCGGCACGGCAAAGGACACGCCCGGCTGGCAGGTGCGCGTGATGCCCAACAAATTTCCTGCGCTTGTCATAGAGGGGGAAGTTAACAGGACAGGGATAGGGATCTTTGACATGATGAGCGGAATCGGCGCGCATGAAGTGATAGTGGAAAGCCCCAAGCACACCGAACAGATCCCCGAAATGGCGGACACTCAGGTCGAAAAGATACTCTGGGCATATAAAGAGCGCATAAGGGACCTTGAAAGGGACAAGAGGTTCAGATATGTACTGGTGTTCAAGAATTACGGAGAGGCCGCGGGAGCATCTCTTTCCCATTCACATTCTCAGCTGATAGCCACTCCCATAACGCCCAGATACATCAAGATGGAGCTCACCAATGCAAGACAATACTTTATAGAAAAGGAAAGGTGCATCTTTTGCGACCTTATCAGGCAGGAGCTGAGCTTTGGCGAAAGGATAATAGCAGAGAACGAGAATTTTGTAGCTTTTGCCCCTTTTGCATCCAGATTCCCCTTTGAAGTGTGGCTGCTGCCCAGAAAGCATTACTACGGATTTACGGAAATGAACGATGAAGAGACCAAACAATGCGCAAAAATGCTCAAGGACATCCTGATAAGGCTTAAAAAGACGCTTTACGATCCTCCTTATAACTATGTCGTCCACACGGCCCCCAATGTGGTGGCAAGAGCGGGAAGGCCTGACTACTGGGGGACTATACAGTATGACTATCACTGGCACATAGAGATAATCCCAAGGCTGACAAAAACGGCGGGCTTTGAATGGGGTACCGGACTTTATATTAATCCGACCCCGCCGGAAGAGGCCGCAAAATACCTTAGGGAGGTAATGTAAGAGTCCAGGGTACCCGGTGTGTCAGGGAAGTTAAGGGGCAAGGAGGTTTGTTATGGCAGAGAGTTCTAAGAAGAAGAGAACCGTAAAGCCAAGAGCAGCAAAGAAAACACCCAGAACGGCAAAAAAGCCGGCAAAAAAGAGGACTACTGCTAAAGGGACAGGAACCTCTTTGGCAAAACGCATTCTATCAAGGCTCAAACCCGCAGCGCTCCGGATACCGGAAGAGACGGCAAAGGAATCCCCAAAAAGAGAACATCCCGTTGCAAGCGCAGGTCCCGTCATGCAAAAAATGATGGGGAGCAGGGGATATGAGCTTCCCGAGGGATATTCGGACTGCAGAATAACCCTTCTTGTGAGAGACCCTCACTGGCTCTATGCCTATTGGGAGATACCGGATTGGAAGATCGACGAGATAAGATCTGCCATCGGGCATTATGAATTTTCAAGGTCAAAAAAGATCCTGCGCGTTTATGATGTGTCTGGTATTAATTTTACGGGGATGAACGCTAACAAGTCCTTTGACATAGAACTTAACAGCCAGGCAAAGAACTGGTATGTCAATATAGGGGAGCCCAACAGAAGCTGGTGCATAGACATCGGGTTCCTGGACCCCAGCGGAAAGTTTTATGTCGCCGCAAGATCAAATATAGTATCCACCCCCAGGGACAGCATGTCGGACGAAATAGACGAGGAATGGATGACAATAGACTGGGACAAGATCTACTCTCTTTCCGGCGGCTTTGGACTGGGGAGGTCATCCGGAGATATAAAAGAATTGCTCAAGAGAAGGCTTCATGAAGAGCTTTCGTCGGGTTTTCCGTCCAGCTTCATGCAAAAACCATCGGAAGAGAACAAAGATTTCTGGCTGGTCGCGAGCACCGAACTCATTGTTTACGGGGCAACAGAGCCTTCGGCCCAGCTTACTGTTCAGGGACTGCCCGTAAAGTTGAGAAGTGACGGCTCTTTTACGCTGAGATTTGCCCTGCCTGACGGCAGGCAGGAAATACCTATCGTCGCAAAGAACGCAAAAGGCGACATGAGGCGCTCCATT is a genomic window of Candidatus Margulisiibacteriota bacterium containing:
- a CDS encoding DUF4912 domain-containing protein; this translates as MAESSKKKRTVKPRAAKKTPRTAKKPAKKRTTAKGTGTSLAKRILSRLKPAALRIPEETAKESPKREHPVASAGPVMQKMMGSRGYELPEGYSDCRITLLVRDPHWLYAYWEIPDWKIDEIRSAIGHYEFSRSKKILRVYDVSGINFTGMNANKSFDIELNSQAKNWYVNIGEPNRSWCIDIGFLDPSGKFYVAARSNIVSTPRDSMSDEIDEEWMTIDWDKIYSLSGGFGLGRSSGDIKELLKRRLHEELSSGFPSSFMQKPSEENKDFWLVASTELIVYGATEPSAQLTVQGLPVKLRSDGSFTLRFALPDGRQEIPIVAKNAKGDMRRSITKVVEKRTQ
- a CDS encoding glycoside hydrolase family 57 protein, with the protein product MRNKLSVAFVWHMHQPFYKDLVTGEYMLPWVRLHAIKDYFDMAAYLDDFPQIRSTYNVVPSLLAQIEDYTAGNARDKYLELSIRQPQDLSPDEKVFILKNFFMANWDTMVKPYPRYADLLLKRGRFVTIEEIAEVSKRFSNREFFDLQIWFNLAWFGQVHKEKDETIKGLIAKGKNFSEADKKALFDKQMDIMRLVIPKYRELQEKGQIEVSVTPYYHPILPLLCDSEAARGALPGIILPKKSFKHPEDAKHQIESAVEFYEKRFGRKPSGMWPSEGSVSEDMVPLVAGAGIKWMATDEQILAASLGRRPSASELFTPYTLKRDGGQVSILFRDLRLSDDLGFIYSKWSPRDAAADVVSKLRKIAELLACEEKRHLVSIILDGENAWEYYQNNGKDFFYELYGMLSNDPLLETVRVNDFLEQNGPFNDLNRLFPGSWINHNFAVWIGHEEDNRAWDFLSSARAALMEAKDPPKEAFEELYIAEGSDWNWWYGDDHSSDNDEDFDHLFRKHLINIYKLIGREHPRELETPIKAFKSIKPAREPVYLIDPKIDGEVTNYYEWLSAGLYSVDAARGAMHQSETIVRNIYYGFSMEKLFIRIDTSIALNCSSAMKGLSFEIDITKPRHCRIVLSCGGEGKICASLLRLSEAGIFEESGPVIEVEAKKIVEIAACFKDLGIGPKDEVNLALTVKKEARELERWPKGGIIVFNCPDEEFEAESWFV
- a CDS encoding DNA mismatch repair protein MutS translates to AHIGSFVPAKSASVPLTDRIFTRVGALDDLYMGQSTFMVEMLETANILNNATKDSLVILDEIGRGTATFDGMSIACAVAEYIHKKIGAKTLFATHYHELTSLADKHKGIKNMNISVKEDGDGIIFLHRIVEGPADKSYGIQVAKLAGLPAQVISRAKEVYKTLEMVENDFGKL
- a CDS encoding alpha-amylase/4-alpha-glucanotransferase domain-containing protein: MNKINFLFAVHCHQPVGNFDHVIEDAYQRSYLPFIEVLEKFPSIRMTVHYTGVLLQWLSDKHPEFIKKIRNMAAKGQIEIMTGGFYEPIISIIPDSDKYGQIRKQTQFIRDHLDFEPRGMWLAERVWEPHLPKALSCSGVEYTLLDDYHFVSSGLEEKDLNGYYSTEEQGSAINVFPISKTLRYLMPFRLPQETIDHLASLASPCGTRAAIIGDDGEKFGVWPGTHKWVYEEKWLEKFFALLVDNSSWIETLTFSQYTDRCPAKGSIYLPAASYYEMMEWALLAGAGKKFAHILGELKGAGKFEYYKQFFKGGFFRNFFVKYSESNCMHKKMLLVSKKAERSLSGFSPEKEEMLDELWKGQCNCPYWHGVFGGLYLNYLRHAIYEHLIRAENMADTFAHPSRNWLQAEVQEHLKEGGKEILVSSRLLNLYLSRTGGCAFELDYRPKAFNLMNTLTRREEVYHRDILRSHLHQLTLTGTSEGASSIHDAVRVKEVGLEKHLNYDWYRRTSFIDHFLDPDTTIDRFAASKYGEAGDFVLAPYSHKILYGRNDLKVVFTREGKVRFKGAFRPVLVEKTFTLYSDRSEVDVSWKIKNLSKEPVSLWMGTEVNLSLLAGNAPDRYYVIDGKKPQDCELASRGISQQIYEAALIDKWSSLSIMIDGSARFDLWRFPIETVSQSEGGFERTYQGSCLLIINKFELGAEEPVEFSIKLTVKEGAADA
- the galT gene encoding galactose-1-phosphate uridylyltransferase, whose product is MPELRKDPISDRWVIISTERGRRPSDFKAGDKGSSVAAEPKMCPFCEGNESKTPSEIIAARKPGTAKDTPGWQVRVMPNKFPALVIEGEVNRTGIGIFDMMSGIGAHEVIVESPKHTEQIPEMADTQVEKILWAYKERIRDLERDKRFRYVLVFKNYGEAAGASLSHSHSQLIATPITPRYIKMELTNARQYFIEKERCIFCDLIRQELSFGERIIAENENFVAFAPFASRFPFEVWLLPRKHYYGFTEMNDEETKQCAKMLKDILIRLKKTLYDPPYNYVVHTAPNVVARAGRPDYWGTIQYDYHWHIEIIPRLTKTAGFEWGTGLYINPTPPEEAAKYLREVM